In Sulfitobacter albidus, the following proteins share a genomic window:
- a CDS encoding carbonic anhydrase produces MHEAKPLPSYLVQRYQGWKVTSYAENRAWYQKLATDGQHPRAMVISCCDSRVNVISMFGAEQGELFIHRNIANLVPPYQPDGKEHGTSAAIEYAVQVLKVAHLIVLGHSNCGGVQGCLNMCRGDAPELEGNHSFVGRWMDILRPKYDDVKDIGDEDTQLRALEKSSVMMSLENLMSFPWLADKVAEDTLTLHGLWVDISAGTLEFYDTQEARFRAV; encoded by the coding sequence ATGCATGAGGCAAAACCATTGCCCTCCTACCTGGTGCAACGCTACCAGGGTTGGAAAGTTACAAGTTACGCCGAAAACCGTGCGTGGTACCAGAAGCTGGCGACGGACGGGCAGCACCCCCGTGCCATGGTGATTTCGTGCTGTGACAGCCGGGTAAACGTCATTTCCATGTTCGGCGCCGAGCAGGGTGAACTGTTTATCCACCGCAATATCGCCAATTTGGTGCCGCCCTATCAGCCCGACGGGAAGGAGCACGGCACATCGGCGGCGATTGAATACGCGGTACAGGTTCTCAAGGTCGCGCATCTGATCGTGCTGGGCCATTCCAATTGCGGCGGCGTTCAGGGCTGTTTGAACATGTGCCGGGGCGATGCGCCCGAGTTGGAAGGCAACCACAGCTTTGTCGGGCGCTGGATGGACATCCTGCGGCCCAAATACGATGACGTGAAGGATATCGGCGATGAGGATACGCAGCTGCGGGCGCTTGAAAAATCATCGGTGATGATGTCGCTGGAAAACCTGATGTCCTTCCCGTGGCTTGCCGACAAGGTTGCGGAGGATACCTTGACCCTGCACGGGCTATGGGTCGACATCAGCGCCGGGACGCTGGAATTTTACGACACGCAAGAGGCCCGGTTCCGGGCAGTGTAA
- a CDS encoding sodium-dependent bicarbonate transport family permease, whose translation MSDLLSLAGQNLLSPIILSFVLGLAASLARSDLSIPEAVAKGMSIYLLFAIGFKGGASVASYGLDARLGFSLLAGVILSALLPLIAFALLKVMTGMSRLDAAAVAAHYGSISIVTFVAATSVLEGRGVESEGYMVAVAAAMEAPAILSALWLISRGGGDAAKGMDSALIREIMLNGSIVLLVGSFFIGWATGERGLAEISSFIVNPFKGVLCLFLLDMGLVAGRGLRGGGKVLTPGVLAFGVLMPLIGSAFGLGAGLLLGLSSGGVALMMVLSASASYIAVPAAMRVALPEANPSLYLTLSLGVTFPFNLTVGIPLYVGVAMAMTGG comes from the coding sequence ATGTCCGATCTATTGAGCCTCGCGGGCCAGAATCTTCTGTCGCCGATCATTCTCAGTTTTGTTCTTGGTCTCGCGGCGTCGCTGGCCCGGTCGGATCTGAGCATCCCCGAAGCGGTCGCCAAGGGCATGTCGATCTATCTGCTGTTTGCCATCGGCTTCAAGGGCGGGGCGAGTGTTGCCTCCTACGGGCTGGACGCGCGGCTGGGATTTTCGCTGCTGGCGGGGGTGATCCTGTCGGCGCTGCTGCCACTCATTGCCTTTGCGCTGCTCAAGGTGATGACGGGGATGAGCCGCCTCGATGCGGCTGCGGTGGCTGCGCATTACGGCTCCATTTCGATCGTGACTTTTGTTGCCGCGACATCGGTTCTCGAAGGGCGCGGGGTGGAGTCCGAGGGCTATATGGTCGCTGTCGCCGCCGCGATGGAAGCGCCCGCGATCCTGTCGGCGCTATGGCTCATCTCGCGCGGGGGCGGGGATGCGGCAAAGGGGATGGATAGCGCGCTGATCCGCGAGATCATGCTGAACGGATCCATCGTGCTGCTGGTCGGCAGTTTCTTTATCGGCTGGGCCACGGGGGAGCGGGGGCTGGCCGAAATCTCGAGTTTTATCGTCAATCCGTTCAAGGGTGTGCTGTGCCTTTTCCTGCTCGATATGGGGCTTGTTGCGGGGCGTGGGCTGCGCGGGGGCGGCAAGGTGCTGACGCCCGGCGTGCTGGCCTTCGGCGTGCTGATGCCCCTGATCGGGTCGGCCTTCGGGCTCGGTGCGGGGCTTTTGCTGGGGCTTAGCTCGGGCGGTGTGGCGCTGATGATGGTGCTGTCGGCCTCGGCGTCCTACATTGCGGTGCCCGCGGCGATGCGGGTCGCATTGCCCGAGGCGAACCCGTCGCTGTACCTGACGCTATCGCTGGGCGTAACATTTCCTTTTAACCTGACCGTCGGCATCCCCCTTTACGTGGGTGTCGCCATGGCAATGACCGGAGGCTGA
- a CDS encoding P-II family nitrogen regulator has translation MQTHKAKRVEITIENVMQSRLTNALEGAGVTGYSILPVLGGSGRSGAWTRAGQVSRAQGMVQVVCIIRPDRLDALLDAAFAVVERHIGVVSVVDCDVLRAERF, from the coding sequence ATGCAGACTCACAAGGCTAAACGTGTGGAAATCACCATCGAGAACGTGATGCAGTCGCGGCTGACGAACGCGCTGGAGGGGGCGGGCGTGACCGGTTATTCCATCCTGCCCGTTCTCGGTGGGTCGGGTCGATCCGGCGCATGGACACGTGCCGGGCAGGTCAGCCGCGCGCAGGGGATGGTGCAGGTCGTGTGCATCATTCGCCCCGACAGGCTGGATGCTCTGCTGGATGCCGCTTTTGCGGTGGTCGAGCGGCACATCGGCGTGGTCAGTGTTGTCGATTGCGACGTGCTGCGGGCGGAGCGGTTCTGA
- a CDS encoding DUF4139 domain-containing protein: MRLALTALLILTGPALAETYTATSAPTSVTVYPGFATVTRQIDVAVAAGAHEIILPDLPRGIDPARLRVTVDGATLRSTRLRQNALPPAPDADTPEITAARAEVEQAEEDLRQLDDRIEDARLVASAAEARVTFLSGLWSSKTLPSDPDALANVARMIEAQTLSGTQARVAAERSAREISAQRPDLEEALSDARAALAALTPPADPGALLVLSISVPDAGEVTVSTQYPVSASWQPTYDLFLDRETETLALRRGATVFQNSAESWRDVRVTLSTLSPSGQVSPSTLFPPLLRFEEPGRAQLQSRAAASDFAAAVEPVMAESGAVAANFDGPGVSYPVPESIDIAPGADGARVALDTLRFDARLFARAVPAFDTTAFLMAEAVNSSAEPLLAAPVAQLFVDGGLVGQTAFAAVAAGASITQAFGPIEDLRLTRTVLDRSDGDRGIINRSNQRLQFTRLEIENLGQESWEVELREAVPYSEQDDLTVNWAADPAPTTANVDDTRGLLEWSFTLGAGGERAITLEQDIRWPEGTNLR, from the coding sequence ATGCGCCTCGCCCTCACCGCTTTGCTGATCCTCACCGGTCCGGCCCTTGCCGAAACCTACACGGCCACCTCCGCGCCGACATCCGTGACAGTCTATCCCGGTTTTGCTACCGTGACCCGACAGATCGACGTGGCGGTAGCAGCGGGCGCGCATGAAATCATCCTGCCCGACCTGCCGCGCGGGATTGACCCCGCACGGCTGCGCGTCACGGTCGATGGCGCCACCCTACGCAGCACTCGCCTGCGCCAGAATGCGTTGCCCCCCGCCCCCGACGCAGACACCCCCGAGATCACCGCCGCCCGTGCGGAGGTGGAGCAGGCGGAGGAGGATTTGCGCCAACTTGACGACCGCATCGAGGACGCGCGCCTCGTTGCCAGCGCCGCTGAAGCGCGCGTGACGTTTCTGTCGGGCCTTTGGTCAAGCAAGACACTGCCCTCGGACCCGGATGCGCTCGCGAATGTGGCAAGGATGATCGAGGCACAGACGCTGAGCGGCACACAGGCCCGCGTTGCCGCCGAGCGATCGGCCCGCGAGATCAGCGCACAGCGCCCTGATCTCGAGGAGGCGCTCAGCGACGCCCGCGCGGCCCTCGCAGCCCTCACACCGCCTGCCGATCCCGGTGCACTGCTGGTGCTGTCGATCTCCGTCCCCGACGCGGGCGAGGTCACTGTCAGCACGCAATACCCCGTCTCTGCCTCCTGGCAGCCGACATACGATCTGTTTCTTGATCGTGAGACCGAAACGCTTGCCTTGCGGCGCGGCGCCACCGTTTTTCAAAACAGCGCCGAAAGCTGGCGTGACGTGCGCGTCACACTCTCGACGCTCAGCCCATCGGGGCAGGTCAGCCCCTCGACCCTTTTCCCGCCACTGCTGCGCTTTGAGGAACCCGGTCGGGCGCAGCTTCAATCCCGCGCGGCGGCAAGTGATTTCGCCGCCGCCGTTGAACCCGTCATGGCGGAAAGCGGGGCGGTAGCCGCGAATTTCGACGGACCGGGGGTGAGCTATCCCGTACCGGAGAGCATCGATATCGCCCCCGGCGCCGATGGCGCGCGCGTTGCCCTCGATACATTGCGCTTTGACGCGCGGCTGTTCGCCCGCGCGGTACCTGCCTTCGATACCACCGCCTTTCTGATGGCCGAGGCCGTTAATTCCAGCGCCGAGCCGTTGCTTGCCGCCCCCGTGGCACAGCTCTTCGTCGACGGTGGTCTTGTCGGGCAAACCGCGTTTGCGGCCGTTGCCGCAGGTGCCTCGATCACGCAGGCCTTTGGCCCGATCGAGGATCTGCGCCTGACGCGCACCGTGCTCGATCGCAGCGACGGGGATCGCGGCATTATCAACCGCAGCAACCAGCGACTGCAATTTACCCGTCTGGAGATCGAAAACCTTGGTCAGGAGAGCTGGGAAGTTGAGCTGCGTGAGGCCGTGCCCTACAGCGAACAGGACGATCTGACGGTCAACTGGGCCGCTGATCCAGCCCCGACCACAGCGAATGTCGATGACACCCGCGGGTTGCTGGAATGGTCATTTACGCTTGGCGCTGGCGGGGAGCGGGCAATCACGCTCGAGCAGGACATCCGCTGGCCCGAAGGCACCAATCTGCGATAG
- a CDS encoding aspartate-semialdehyde dehydrogenase → MGYRVVIAGATGNVGREMLNILAERQFPVDEITVLASRKSLGTEVSFGDKTLKTKDLDTFDFAGWDMALFAVGSEATKKYAPKAAAAGCVVIDNSSLYRYDSEIPLIVPEVNPQAIHGYSKKNIIANPNCSTAQMVVALKPLHDRARIKRVVVSTYQSVSGAGKEGADELWDQTKSIYNPTSDVPPSKFTKQIAFNVIPHIDVFMDSGETKEEWKMVAETKKIVDPSIKVTATCVRVPVFVGHSEAINIEFEDHLDENEARDILREAPGVMVIDKREDGGYVTPIECVGDFATFISRIRQDSTIDNGLNMWCVSDNLRKGAALNAVQIAELLGREVLKKG, encoded by the coding sequence ATGGGTTATCGCGTCGTCATCGCGGGTGCCACCGGAAACGTGGGCCGTGAAATGCTGAACATCCTGGCCGAGCGCCAGTTCCCCGTGGATGAAATCACGGTCCTTGCCAGCCGCAAATCGCTGGGCACGGAAGTCAGCTTTGGTGACAAGACACTCAAGACGAAAGACCTCGATACCTTCGACTTTGCGGGTTGGGATATGGCCCTGTTTGCCGTCGGCTCCGAGGCGACAAAGAAATACGCGCCCAAGGCCGCCGCGGCAGGCTGCGTGGTGATCGACAACTCATCGCTCTACCGCTACGACAGCGAGATTCCGTTGATCGTGCCCGAAGTGAACCCGCAGGCCATCCACGGCTATTCCAAGAAGAACATCATCGCCAATCCCAACTGCTCGACCGCGCAGATGGTGGTGGCGCTCAAGCCCCTGCACGACCGCGCGCGCATCAAGCGCGTCGTGGTCAGCACCTATCAATCCGTCTCCGGCGCGGGCAAGGAAGGCGCGGACGAGCTGTGGGATCAGACCAAATCCATCTACAATCCGACGTCCGACGTGCCCCCGTCGAAGTTCACCAAGCAGATCGCGTTCAACGTGATCCCGCATATCGACGTGTTCATGGACAGCGGCGAGACCAAGGAAGAATGGAAGATGGTCGCCGAAACCAAAAAGATCGTCGATCCGTCGATCAAGGTCACGGCCACTTGCGTGCGCGTGCCGGTCTTTGTCGGCCATTCCGAGGCGATCAACATCGAGTTCGAAGACCACCTTGACGAGAACGAAGCGCGCGACATCCTGCGCGAGGCGCCCGGTGTCATGGTGATCGACAAGCGCGAGGATGGCGGATACGTCACGCCCATCGAATGCGTGGGCGATTTTGCGACCTTCATCAGCCGCATTCGCCAGGACAGCACTATCGACAACGGCCTGAACATGTGGTGCGTCAGCGACAACCTGCGCAAGGGGGCAGCCCTGAACGCCGTGCAGATCGCAGAGCTTCTGGGCCGCGAAGTGCTCAAGAAGGGCTGA
- a CDS encoding MFS transporter gives MNAGLALLAFAYVLSQFFRAFLAVLSPFLQSDLGATPQDLAFASGLWFIAFAALQPPIGWALDTHGPRRTAAGLMLLGAGGGSAVFALASSPLHISVAMTLIGVGCAPVLMASYYIFALDHPTDRFAFLAALMVGIGTLGNLVASYPMTLAAETIGWRAAMWALCAASSATALGILVLVRDPVKGPQTEVGSFAAVLRIRALWFIFPLMLVSYAEVGALRGLWIGPYLAEVFAAPPRVIGQASLAMGLAMVVGPMAYSAADRIIPSRKWIIFGGSALLLISTLALIGAPDRSILYVAAIMCLIGFFGSTYPAIMAHGRSFLPPHLVGRGVTMLNLCSIGGVGIAQFATGRIYSGVDPAAGAVAPYWMILIFFAALLTLGLAVYLFSRDAPT, from the coding sequence GTGAACGCGGGCCTTGCCCTGCTGGCCTTTGCCTATGTGCTCAGCCAGTTCTTTCGCGCCTTTCTGGCGGTGCTCAGCCCGTTCCTGCAAAGCGATCTGGGTGCCACGCCGCAGGATCTCGCCTTTGCCTCGGGGCTGTGGTTCATCGCCTTTGCCGCGTTGCAGCCGCCCATCGGCTGGGCGCTGGATACCCACGGACCCCGCCGGACCGCCGCCGGGTTGATGCTGCTGGGCGCGGGTGGCGGATCGGCGGTGTTCGCGCTGGCGAGCAGCCCGCTGCATATCTCGGTCGCGATGACACTGATCGGCGTGGGCTGCGCGCCCGTACTGATGGCAAGCTATTACATATTTGCGCTGGATCACCCGACGGATCGCTTTGCCTTTCTTGCCGCCCTCATGGTCGGGATCGGCACGCTGGGTAATCTCGTCGCCTCCTACCCCATGACGCTCGCCGCCGAGACGATTGGCTGGCGCGCGGCGATGTGGGCGCTCTGTGCCGCGTCTTCGGCCACCGCGCTGGGGATTCTCGTGCTGGTGCGTGACCCGGTGAAGGGCCCGCAGACCGAGGTCGGCAGTTTTGCCGCCGTGCTGCGCATCCGCGCGCTTTGGTTCATCTTTCCGCTGATGCTGGTCAGCTACGCCGAGGTCGGCGCGCTGCGCGGCCTGTGGATCGGCCCCTATCTGGCCGAGGTCTTTGCCGCCCCGCCCCGCGTGATCGGGCAGGCCAGCCTTGCCATGGGTCTGGCGATGGTCGTGGGGCCGATGGCCTATTCCGCCGCCGACCGCATCATCCCCAGCCGCAAATGGATCATCTTTGGCGGCTCTGCGCTGCTGCTGATATCGACGCTGGCGCTGATCGGCGCGCCGGACCGCTCGATCCTGTATGTCGCGGCGATCATGTGCCTGATAGGCTTTTTTGGCTCGACCTATCCCGCGATCATGGCCCACGGGCGCAGCTTCCTGCCGCCGCATCTGGTCGGGCGCGGGGTCACGATGCTGAACCTGTGCTCCATCGGGGGTGTGGGCATCGCGCAATTCGCGACCGGGCGAATCTACAGCGGCGTTGACCCTGCGGCCGGTGCGGTCGCGCCCTATTGGATGATCCTGATCTTCTTTGCCGCGCTGCTGACGCTGGGGCTTGCGGTGTATCTGTTTTCCCGCGACGCGCCAACGTGA